A window from Heterodontus francisci isolate sHetFra1 chromosome 4, sHetFra1.hap1, whole genome shotgun sequence encodes these proteins:
- the LOC137369334 gene encoding uncharacterized protein isoform X2 codes for MVAGPKWMTSHLSTLGKTEALTFRNSSRQEQTCGRNTEREAVKYSSRISGYSTCLPGEEQPAGRTRSGEQLNTARGTRPAALAFQEVSGEERTCGKNKERGAVKYSLRIAACSTMDSRRFILPSREADCMKYIDMFPECLLPSKPVCGNNGVTYKNECQLCVNNWKFRLNIKIHYNGEC; via the exons GTcccaagtggatgacttcacatttgtcTACATTGGGCAAAACTGAGGCACTTACCTTCCGGAAcagcagcagacaggagcagacctgcgggaggaacactgAGCGGGAAGCAGTTAAatacagctcgaggatttcaggctacagcacttgccttccgggagaggagcagcctgcaggaagaacacggagcggggagcagttaaatacagcccgaggaacaCGGCCTGCAGCACTTGCCTTTCAGGAGGTCAGTGGAGAGGAGCGGACTTGCGGGAAGAACAAGGAGCGGGGAGCAGTTAAGTACAGCCTGAGGATCGCAGCCTGCAGCACGATGGACAG CAGAAGGTTTATCTTACCAAGTAGAGAGGCAG ACTGCATGAAGTACATTGACATGTTTCCTGAATGTTTACTTCCATCCAAGCCAGTATGTGGAAACAATGGAGTGACATACAAAAACGAGTGCCAGCTCTGCGTTAACAACTG
- the LOC137369334 gene encoding ovoinhibitor-like isoform X3: MTSHLSTLGKTEALTFRNSSRQEQTCGRNTEREAVKYSSRISGYSTCLPGEEQPAGRTRSGEQLNTARGTRPAALAFQEVSGEERTCGKNKERGAVKYSLRIAACSTMDSSRRFILPSREADCMKYIDMFPECLLPSKPVCGNNGVTYKNECQLCVNNWKFRLNIKIHYNGEC, translated from the exons atgacttcacatttgtcTACATTGGGCAAAACTGAGGCACTTACCTTCCGGAAcagcagcagacaggagcagacctgcgggaggaacactgAGCGGGAAGCAGTTAAatacagctcgaggatttcaggctacagcacttgccttccgggagaggagcagcctgcaggaagaacacggagcggggagcagttaaatacagcccgaggaacaCGGCCTGCAGCACTTGCCTTTCAGGAGGTCAGTGGAGAGGAGCGGACTTGCGGGAAGAACAAGGAGCGGGGAGCAGTTAAGTACAGCCTGAGGATCGCAGCCTGCAGCACGATGGACAG CAGCAGAAGGTTTATCTTACCAAGTAGAGAGGCAG ACTGCATGAAGTACATTGACATGTTTCCTGAATGTTTACTTCCATCCAAGCCAGTATGTGGAAACAATGGAGTGACATACAAAAACGAGTGCCAGCTCTGCGTTAACAACTG
- the LOC137369334 gene encoding ovoinhibitor-like isoform X1 has product MVAGPKWMTSHLSTLGKTEALTFRNSSRQEQTCGRNTEREAVKYSSRISGYSTCLPGEEQPAGRTRSGEQLNTARGTRPAALAFQEVSGEERTCGKNKERGAVKYSLRIAACSTMDSSRRFILPSREADCMKYIDMFPECLLPSKPVCGNNGVTYKNECQLCVNNWKFRLNIKIHYNGEC; this is encoded by the exons GTcccaagtggatgacttcacatttgtcTACATTGGGCAAAACTGAGGCACTTACCTTCCGGAAcagcagcagacaggagcagacctgcgggaggaacactgAGCGGGAAGCAGTTAAatacagctcgaggatttcaggctacagcacttgccttccgggagaggagcagcctgcaggaagaacacggagcggggagcagttaaatacagcccgaggaacaCGGCCTGCAGCACTTGCCTTTCAGGAGGTCAGTGGAGAGGAGCGGACTTGCGGGAAGAACAAGGAGCGGGGAGCAGTTAAGTACAGCCTGAGGATCGCAGCCTGCAGCACGATGGACAG CAGCAGAAGGTTTATCTTACCAAGTAGAGAGGCAG ACTGCATGAAGTACATTGACATGTTTCCTGAATGTTTACTTCCATCCAAGCCAGTATGTGGAAACAATGGAGTGACATACAAAAACGAGTGCCAGCTCTGCGTTAACAACTG
- the LOC137369334 gene encoding uncharacterized protein isoform X4, producing MVAGPKWMTSHLSTLGKTEALTFRNSSRQEQTCGRNTEREAVKYSSRISGYSTCLPGEEQPAGRTRSGEQLNTARGTRPAALAFQEVSGEERTCGKNKERGAVKYSLRIAACSTMDSSRRFILPSREAGNSG from the exons GTcccaagtggatgacttcacatttgtcTACATTGGGCAAAACTGAGGCACTTACCTTCCGGAAcagcagcagacaggagcagacctgcgggaggaacactgAGCGGGAAGCAGTTAAatacagctcgaggatttcaggctacagcacttgccttccgggagaggagcagcctgcaggaagaacacggagcggggagcagttaaatacagcccgaggaacaCGGCCTGCAGCACTTGCCTTTCAGGAGGTCAGTGGAGAGGAGCGGACTTGCGGGAAGAACAAGGAGCGGGGAGCAGTTAAGTACAGCCTGAGGATCGCAGCCTGCAGCACGATGGACAG CAGCAGAAGGTTTATCTTACCAAGTAGAGAGGCAG